A window of Macrobrachium rosenbergii isolate ZJJX-2024 chromosome 15, ASM4041242v1, whole genome shotgun sequence contains these coding sequences:
- the LOC136846788 gene encoding uncharacterized protein isoform X2 — protein sequence MKLTVLIFVSLYAAVECGLLQGYSLPTPGSSGGGIVSGGGGIISGGGGSISGGIVSGGSSSVSGGGFGGGFVSAPAIAGDLSDTSFGGGSFASSGFGGSIGGGFGGGFGGGIAATSCGDGQILHVDGRCVTPQVMRNIYVYDVPVQPRPVGPRPNIPLPKVEHNILFVRLPEGGGALEPIVIPPPQQKNIVYVLNKGTAVGGQKVINVPAPPKSQPEVYFVNYGDGQNPTLPGGVDLQTALNSAVHQGIGQVIGGGLGGGIVSGGGVSGGIISGGGISSDFGVSGGSSVGGGIISGGSVGGGIISGGSISGGSISGGSISGGSISGGISSTPSGLYSPP from the exons ATGAAGCTTACGGTGCTG ATTTTCGTGTCCTTATACGCTGCAGTGGAATGCGGCTTGCTGCAGGGCTATTCCTTGCCCACTCCAGGATCCTCTGGAGGTGGAAtcgtcagtggaggaggtggaatTATCAGTGGAGGAGGCGGAAGCATCAGTGGGGGTATCGTCAGTGGAGGTTCCTCCTCCGTATCCGGTGGTGGTTTCGGTGGTGGGTTCGTTAGTGCTCCCGCCATAGCCGGCGACTTATCCGACACCTCCTTTGGTGGTGGAAGTTTCGCTTCTTCAGGCTTCGGGGGCAGCATCGGGGGCGGCTTCGGGGGCGGTTTCGGGGGCGGCATCGCCGCCACCTCCTGCGGCGACGGGCAGATCCTGCACGTCGACGGGAGGTGCGTCACTCCTCAAGTCATGCGCAACATCTACGTCTACGACGTCCCTGTGCAGCCCCGTCCCGTCGGACCTCGGCCTAACATTCCCCTACCGAAGGTCGAGCACAATATCCTGTTCGTGCGTCTCCCAGAGGGTGGCGGCGCCCTGGAGCCGATTGTGATACCCCCACCCCAGCAGAAGAACATCGTGTACGTCCTGAACAAGGGAACTGCAGTCGGTGGGCAGAAAGTCATCAACGTCCCAGCACCACCCAAGAGCCAGCCTGAGGTCTACTTCGTCAATTACGGCGACGGCCAGAACCCGACTCTTCCAGGGGGCGTGGACCTCCAGACGGCTCTCAACAGTGCTGTCCATCAAGGAATCGGGCAGGTCATCGGAGGTGGATTGGGCGGTGGCATTGTCTCTGGAG GTGGTGTCTCTGGTGGCATCATTTCAGGAGGTGGCATTTCTTCtgattttggtgtttctggaggCTCCTCAGTAGGCGGAGGCATCATTTCTGGAGGATCTGTCGGTGGAGGCATCATCTCTGGAGGCTCCATCAGCGGTGGCAGCATCTCTGGAGGCTCTATCTCTGGAGGAAGCATCTCTGGAGGCATCTCATCTACACCATCTGGTCTCTACTCCCCTCCCTAA
- the LOC136846788 gene encoding uncharacterized protein isoform X3, with the protein MKLTVLIFVSLYAAVECGLLQGYSLPTPGSSGGGIVSGGGGIISGGGGSISGGIVSGGSSSVSGGGFGGGFVSAPAIAGDLSDTSFGGGSFASSGFGGSIGGGFGGGFGGGIAATSCGDGQILHVDGRCVTPQVMRNIYVYDVPVQPRPVGPRPNIPLPKVEHNILFVRLPEGGGALEPIVIPPPQQKNIVYVLNKGTAVGGQKVINVPAPPKSQPEVYFVNYGDGQNPTLPGGVDLQTALNSAVHQGIGQVIGGGLGGGIVSGGGISGGIVSGGGVSGGIISGGGISSDFGVSGGSSVGGGIISGGSVGGGISSTPSGLYSPP; encoded by the exons ATGAAGCTTACGGTGCTG ATTTTCGTGTCCTTATACGCTGCAGTGGAATGCGGCTTGCTGCAGGGCTATTCCTTGCCCACTCCAGGATCCTCTGGAGGTGGAAtcgtcagtggaggaggtggaatTATCAGTGGAGGAGGCGGAAGCATCAGTGGGGGTATCGTCAGTGGAGGTTCCTCCTCCGTATCCGGTGGTGGTTTCGGTGGTGGGTTCGTTAGTGCTCCCGCCATAGCCGGCGACTTATCCGACACCTCCTTTGGTGGTGGAAGTTTCGCTTCTTCAGGCTTCGGGGGCAGCATCGGGGGCGGCTTCGGGGGCGGTTTCGGGGGCGGCATCGCCGCCACCTCCTGCGGCGACGGGCAGATCCTGCACGTCGACGGGAGGTGCGTCACTCCTCAAGTCATGCGCAACATCTACGTCTACGACGTCCCTGTGCAGCCCCGTCCCGTCGGACCTCGGCCTAACATTCCCCTACCGAAGGTCGAGCACAATATCCTGTTCGTGCGTCTCCCAGAGGGTGGCGGCGCCCTGGAGCCGATTGTGATACCCCCACCCCAGCAGAAGAACATCGTGTACGTCCTGAACAAGGGAACTGCAGTCGGTGGGCAGAAAGTCATCAACGTCCCAGCACCACCCAAGAGCCAGCCTGAGGTCTACTTCGTCAATTACGGCGACGGCCAGAACCCGACTCTTCCAGGGGGCGTGGACCTCCAGACGGCTCTCAACAGTGCTGTCCATCAAGGAATCGGGCAGGTCATCGGAGGTGGATTGGGCGGTGGCATTGTCTCTGGAGGTGGTATCTCTGGTGGCATTGTCTCTGGAGGTGGTGTCTCTGGTGGCATCATTTCAGGAGGTGGCATTTCTTCtgattttggtgtttctggaggCTCCTCAGTAGGCGGAGGCATCATTTCTGGAGGATCTGTCGGTGGAG GCATCTCATCTACACCATCTGGTCTCTACTCCCCTCCCTAA
- the LOC136846788 gene encoding uncharacterized protein isoform X1, which produces MKLTVLIFVSLYAAVECGLLQGYSLPTPGSSGGGIVSGGGGIISGGGGSISGGIVSGGSSSVSGGGFGGGFVSAPAIAGDLSDTSFGGGSFASSGFGGSIGGGFGGGFGGGIAATSCGDGQILHVDGRCVTPQVMRNIYVYDVPVQPRPVGPRPNIPLPKVEHNILFVRLPEGGGALEPIVIPPPQQKNIVYVLNKGTAVGGQKVINVPAPPKSQPEVYFVNYGDGQNPTLPGGVDLQTALNSAVHQGIGQVIGGGLGGGIVSGGGISGGIVSGGGVSGGIISGGGISSDFGVSGGSSVGGGIISGGSVGGGIISGGSISGGSISGGSISGGSISGGISSTPSGLYSPP; this is translated from the exons ATGAAGCTTACGGTGCTG ATTTTCGTGTCCTTATACGCTGCAGTGGAATGCGGCTTGCTGCAGGGCTATTCCTTGCCCACTCCAGGATCCTCTGGAGGTGGAAtcgtcagtggaggaggtggaatTATCAGTGGAGGAGGCGGAAGCATCAGTGGGGGTATCGTCAGTGGAGGTTCCTCCTCCGTATCCGGTGGTGGTTTCGGTGGTGGGTTCGTTAGTGCTCCCGCCATAGCCGGCGACTTATCCGACACCTCCTTTGGTGGTGGAAGTTTCGCTTCTTCAGGCTTCGGGGGCAGCATCGGGGGCGGCTTCGGGGGCGGTTTCGGGGGCGGCATCGCCGCCACCTCCTGCGGCGACGGGCAGATCCTGCACGTCGACGGGAGGTGCGTCACTCCTCAAGTCATGCGCAACATCTACGTCTACGACGTCCCTGTGCAGCCCCGTCCCGTCGGACCTCGGCCTAACATTCCCCTACCGAAGGTCGAGCACAATATCCTGTTCGTGCGTCTCCCAGAGGGTGGCGGCGCCCTGGAGCCGATTGTGATACCCCCACCCCAGCAGAAGAACATCGTGTACGTCCTGAACAAGGGAACTGCAGTCGGTGGGCAGAAAGTCATCAACGTCCCAGCACCACCCAAGAGCCAGCCTGAGGTCTACTTCGTCAATTACGGCGACGGCCAGAACCCGACTCTTCCAGGGGGCGTGGACCTCCAGACGGCTCTCAACAGTGCTGTCCATCAAGGAATCGGGCAGGTCATCGGAGGTGGATTGGGCGGTGGCATTGTCTCTGGAGGTGGTATCTCTGGTGGCATTGTCTCTGGAGGTGGTGTCTCTGGTGGCATCATTTCAGGAGGTGGCATTTCTTCtgattttggtgtttctggaggCTCCTCAGTAGGCGGAGGCATCATTTCTGGAGGATCTGTCGGTGGAGGCATCATCTCTGGAGGCTCCATCAGCGGTGGCAGCATCTCTGGAGGCTCTATCTCTGGAGGAAGCATCTCTGGAGGCATCTCATCTACACCATCTGGTCTCTACTCCCCTCCCTAA
- the LOC136846788 gene encoding uncharacterized protein isoform X4, which translates to MKLTVLIFVSLYAAVECGLLQGYSLPTPGSSGGGIVSGGGGIISGGGGSISGGIVSGGSSSVSGGGFGGGFVSAPAIAGDLSDTSFGGGSFASSGFGGSIGGGFGGGFGGGIAATSCGDGQILHVDGRCVTPQVMRNIYVYDVPVQPRPVGPRPNIPLPKVEHNILFVRLPEGGGALEPIVIPPPQQKNIVYVLNKGTAVGGQKVINVPAPPKSQPEVYFVNYGDGQNPTLPGGVDLQTALNSAVHQGIGQVIGGGLGGGIVSGGGVSGGIISGGGISSDFGVSGGSSVGGGIISGGSVGGGISSTPSGLYSPP; encoded by the exons ATGAAGCTTACGGTGCTG ATTTTCGTGTCCTTATACGCTGCAGTGGAATGCGGCTTGCTGCAGGGCTATTCCTTGCCCACTCCAGGATCCTCTGGAGGTGGAAtcgtcagtggaggaggtggaatTATCAGTGGAGGAGGCGGAAGCATCAGTGGGGGTATCGTCAGTGGAGGTTCCTCCTCCGTATCCGGTGGTGGTTTCGGTGGTGGGTTCGTTAGTGCTCCCGCCATAGCCGGCGACTTATCCGACACCTCCTTTGGTGGTGGAAGTTTCGCTTCTTCAGGCTTCGGGGGCAGCATCGGGGGCGGCTTCGGGGGCGGTTTCGGGGGCGGCATCGCCGCCACCTCCTGCGGCGACGGGCAGATCCTGCACGTCGACGGGAGGTGCGTCACTCCTCAAGTCATGCGCAACATCTACGTCTACGACGTCCCTGTGCAGCCCCGTCCCGTCGGACCTCGGCCTAACATTCCCCTACCGAAGGTCGAGCACAATATCCTGTTCGTGCGTCTCCCAGAGGGTGGCGGCGCCCTGGAGCCGATTGTGATACCCCCACCCCAGCAGAAGAACATCGTGTACGTCCTGAACAAGGGAACTGCAGTCGGTGGGCAGAAAGTCATCAACGTCCCAGCACCACCCAAGAGCCAGCCTGAGGTCTACTTCGTCAATTACGGCGACGGCCAGAACCCGACTCTTCCAGGGGGCGTGGACCTCCAGACGGCTCTCAACAGTGCTGTCCATCAAGGAATCGGGCAGGTCATCGGAGGTGGATTGGGCGGTGGCATTGTCTCTGGAG GTGGTGTCTCTGGTGGCATCATTTCAGGAGGTGGCATTTCTTCtgattttggtgtttctggaggCTCCTCAGTAGGCGGAGGCATCATTTCTGGAGGATCTGTCGGTGGAG GCATCTCATCTACACCATCTGGTCTCTACTCCCCTCCCTAA